The stretch of DNA GACCGCGACCAGCAAATCTTCTGCAGTCAGGGAACTCACCTGCTTGACCTCATTTCGATGACTGACCAAGACTTCTGCCTAAGTCATATGATCAGTGTGGTCGGTGTCACCGATGTCGTCAAGAGCCATCGACAATCCCGGTTCATCCGGGGTAAAACCGCTACCGAAGCTGACTCGTGGCGGAGTTCCCGGTGTTGACGCGGATCCCGAACTTACTGCAAACTAGCTAGTCAGATCATTTGATTAGATCGATAGATTCTTTTCTCGGTCCAGACGCGGGCGTTACACGGTCGGCAACACGCCCCGTGACATCCGCATCCACCGAGTCCCGACAACAACCCAACTGATATCAGTAACGGCCGGCCCGTTCGGTAGGGAGTGACTTCATGGAGCCAACAAACTCGCACGTCGACGTCGTAATCGTGGGAGCGGGACTGTCCGGCATCGCCGCCGCGGTCGAACTGCGTACCACCCATCCCGAGCGGACGTTCGTCATGCTCGAGAAGCGCGACAACCTCGGTGGCACCTGGGACCTGTTCCGGTACCCGGGCATCAGGTCCGACAGCGACATGTTCACCCTCGGCTACAGCTTCAAGCCGTGGCGGGACGAGAAGACGATCGCCGACGGGCAGACCATCCTCGACTATCTCCACGAAGCCGTCGACGAGCATCAACTGCGTTCCACCGTCCGCGTCGATCATCGTGTGCTCAAGGCGGATTGGTCGAGCGAATCCAGCACCTGGACGGTGCAGGTCGAGTCGCCCGCCGGCTCCGACACGATCACGTGCTCATTCCTGTACATGGCCTCGGGCTACTACGACAACGAGAACGGCTACCGACCACGATTCCCGGGCGAGGAGAATTTCACGGGCCCGATCGTCCATCCCCAGGAATGGCCGGAGGATCTCGACTACGCCGACAAGAAAGTGGCAGTCATCGGTTCCGGTGCCACGGCCATCACGCTGATCCCGGCGATGGCCGGCACCGCCACCAAGGTCACCATGGTGCAGCGTTCGCCGTCGTACGTCGCGATCGACAGCGACATCGACGAGGACGCCATCAAGTTGCGGGCGGAAATCGGCGACGAGGCCGCGTTCGACGCGGTCCGCCTGCGCAACCTGGAACAGCAACAGATCAACTATCAGTTCGCACGGAGCTATCCCGAGGAGTTCAAGAAGCCGCTGTTCGATGCGATCGACGCGATAGTCGGGTCCGAGTTCCGCGAGAAGCACTTCACCCCGTCCTACCAACCGTGGGATCAGCGCCTGTGCCTGGTCCCCAACGGCGACCTCTTCGAAGCGATCAAGGCCGGCCAGGCCGACGTGGCGACCGGATCCATCGCCGAGTTCACCGAGCACGGCATCCGAATGGAGTCCGGCGACATGGTGGAGGCCGACATCATCGTCACCGCCACCGGACTGAACCTCTGCACCCTCGGCAAGGTTGCGTTCACCGTCGACGGAAACCCGGTCGACTTCAGCACTACCTACACCTACAAGGGTGTCGCGTTCAGCGGCGTCCCAAACCTGGTGCAGGCGCACGGCTATCTGAACTCGTCGTGGACGCTGCGACTCGAACTGGTCAACCAATTCTGGAGTTCGCTGCTCACCACGATGGACAAGCTGGGTGCCAAAGCGGTTACCCCGGTGTTGCGTGCCGGCGACGAGAACATGCCGCGCGATCCGTGGATGACCGGAGTGACCTCGGGATACTTCTTGCGGTACCTCGATCACATGCCGTCGCAGGGCGATCGGCTCCCGTGGCTGAACCCGCAGGTGCACGAGCTCACGAAGGAGATCCTCAGCGCCGATCCCGACGACGGGGTACTTCAATTCGATTAGTGCGGTCAGCGGCGCTACGGCAGCTTCGAAGCCTGGCTGGGCCGAGCAGTTACCGGGGTCGGCTGAGACAGTTCACCGAACCTGGGAATTTCACGTGCGCCGCAGCATTCGTCGGCTTGGTGTCTATGCCAAAAGCCCGGTCGACAGTGCCAGCCAGGATTTCTCGGACCCCGCACAGACCCGGACTCGCGATGGGCTCCAGGGGGAGTTCCCTCCGAACGCGGCTCTGCCCGCGGGACAAAATACATGTTCATATGTTCTATCGATGAATACGAGGAGTGACGTGACGGGGACGAACCAACTTGACCTGGCCGTGATCGGCTGCGGAAACATGGGGTCCGCTATAGCCCGGGTTGCGCTCGAGAAGCAGTATTCGGTCGCAGTATGGAATCGCAGCCCGGAGCGCGCCGTGCGATTGGTCGATGCAGGCGCCACCGTCCTCACGGAAGTCAGCCAGGCGTTTCAGAATGCCGACCTGACCATCGTCTGCGTCAGCACGACCGACGACGTCCGCGCCCTGCTCGCACAGATCGACCCCACCCGGGTCGCCGGCGCGATCTTGAACCTGACGAGCGGCTTACCGGACGAGGCAAACGAACTCGCGGCGTGGGCGGCCGAACATGGCGTGCCGTATCTGGACGGCGCAATCCTCTGCTTCCCCGAGCAGATCGGCAGCGCCGAGGCCCGTATCCTGGTCGCCGGCCCCGAGCAACTCTGGACGGCGCACAGCGACATCGTTCGGGCGCTGGCCGGAGGAGCATTCCACGTCGGCACCGTCCACGGCGCAGCCAACGTCATGGACGCCGGTTTGGTCGGCGCCTTCTACATGTCCAGCATGGTGGCGTTCATCGAGGCGACCCGGTACATGGGCAACGCCGGTGTCAGCACCGACGCGCTCCGGTCCCTACTGCCACACACCCTCGATCAGTTCTCCGAGGAGATCCACGACATCCTGAACCGCGTGGACACCGGCACTTTCGCTACCGAGCGGGCGACACTCACCGTTTACCAGGAGGCCGGTCAGACCTTCCTCGACACGATGGCACCGCACGGCCCGGCCACCATGATCCGGGCAACCACGGGTGTGTTCGACCGGGCAGTCGCCGCCGGCCTCGCGAACGAGGACCTCGCCGCGATCGTCAAGCTCTCAGCCGAATAACTGTATGCCGTGCAGTTCCAACGTGGAACTGCACGGCATCCGCTGCGATACCAATTTTTCTCTGCGAACCGATTCTCTGGTTCCGTTTGCCATCGGCCATGAGCGATCCCAGATACTTTCCGGTCCAGCATCCCGCGCAGCGGGACAGGACCATGCGGTACAGCGCGGCGTTGGCCTGGCGGCGAAATAGATATCTTGGTCCGCTCGAACATTCGGATCATTTCGATCCGGGCCGTCGCGCCCGCCCTCGCGCGGGCGCCCTATTCGGGGCAGGTCACCGCTGTCGGGGCACGTCTCATCGGTGCGAGCGGCAGAACGCAATGCACTGGAGTCTTGGCCGACAGATCTATGCGGGCGTCATGATCAATCATCACACGGGTCAGTCCACGACCTGAGGCGGTACGTCATCATGCCCTCAGATGTCGGTACGCTCGCCGGGCGCGCTTGTTTGCCTGCCCGCGGACTGAAGCGGGCAAGAAGCTGTGCAGATTGCGACTCCGACGAAGCGAATCATAAGACGCGGAAAGCCCACCACGGTGTCCGCGCTCGGCCGGTTCACCCGCCGACCACCCAGTTCGACACCACATTGCGCACACCGGCCCGGCCGCAGCACCCATTTTCCGGTCGGCATTCGCGTCGACCGCCCTGATACCAATACCTTGTAACGCGTTGGCCGACTGCGCCATTCGGACTCCACATCGACGTAGGACCGGCGCCGACTGCCGCCGCCGGTCCAGTTCGACACCGCCCCTGCCCTGGGTTCGAACTCGGTGTACCGCAGGTACTACGCCACAGTCGCAGACTGGATTCGATGGGCACCTTTCGACGCGACCGCCGCAACAGGAAGATCGGCCATGGTGCGCAGGCCCGGCGTCGCATCGACGATCGCAGTGATCGCGTTCGACGCGACCGCGACAGTCGACTGCAGGCTGTCCAGCCCACGCGGCGCGAGGAACTCGAGAGTCTGCTCCTCACCCTCGATCAGCCACCGGTCGCCGGGGACGACCGGATCGCCGTCTTCGAAGAAGCCGAAATGGACCGCGACCTCGATGACGGGTTCACCGTCCCGGATCCCCCGGGCGGCATGGCGGACCGCTGCAATTGTTCCCGGCGCCACAATAATATTGTCACCGATCCGCTCACTGTCGGTGAGAAATGCCGGTGCCGGACAGTCGACCTCGATCGTGTCCAGCACCCACCCCAGTCCCGATGCCAATGCCGCGATGCTCTCGGTGAATCCGACGTGACCGATGACCCGCCCCTCGTCCTGGGCCTGCACGAACTCCAACTCGGTGAGGCCGATACCGAACTTTCCGAGGATGTGGCCGTAGTGCACCATCTGGGTGGCCCGCTCGATCTGCACGCTCTCGACGCGCTGAGTCAAACTGCTGAGCAGCAACGGCAGGGTGTCCATCAACATGCCCGGATTACATCCGGTGCCGACCACGCTGCGGCCGTTTGCACGTGCTACCTCATCGACCCGCGCCGAGAACTCGGGATGAGCGTGCGCCGGGTATCCCAATTCCTCACATATCGACACGACGTTGTAACCATGCGAAAGCAAGTCCGTGACCAGCGGCTCGATCGGCTCGACGAACGACGTGGTCGCGACGAACGCCACGTCCGCCCTCGGCAATGCGTCGATGGAGCCGACCACGACGCCCTTGGAGCTACTCACGCCGAGCAACTCGCCGACATCGCGGCCATGCAGGGCAGGCTGGATGTCCAGCGCACCCACGACGGCGCAGTCATCGCGTCGGCACAGCGTCCGACCAACGTCGACGCCAACGCTGCCGAGTCCCACGAGGACAACCGATGCAGTGCGCATTCACTCTCCCGAATCTATGTATAAAGCCCAGTCGATCTGACGCACCGCGTACCGGCCCCGGCAGGTCTTCGGCGTGGTGGCCGTGGGCCGGTACCGCCCGTAGCACGTTTTGTGGTCACACACCCGCGAGAATCTCTCCGATCGAAATCTGATCGTTCGACTATATCAACTGAACATCCAATTCTCGCGGGAGCTTCGCCAGTGCTGCCAGCGCCTTGTTGCCATAGCCGGCGGCCACGCCATCCGCCAAATTCTTTGTCAGCGCGCCGATCAGCACCGATCGACTGCCGGCCGAGTCGAAAGCCTCCATAAACGTTTCGAATGCCTTGAGGTAGGTTCGGAGCGCGGCCTGATCGGTCTCGAAGTCACCGGCCTGGATCGCCCGAGCCGACTCCGCGATGCCACTCTCGACCACGCCCAGTACCGTGTCGGTCACGTCACCCAGTTTGTCGAGCGCGACGCCTTCGGACTGAACGAAGGCGATCGCCTCGATATACGCGGTTATGGCGACTACGGCGAATCCGCCCAATGCGGCGATGGTCGCCGCTGCGCCGCCGAGCCTCTCGCTGACCAGGGTGGATCGACCGCCCAGCTTGACCAGCGTGCCCTTCAACTCGTTGTAGATCTCCGCGGATCCCGAATAGACCAGTGCGCCCTTCTCGGCGCCGATGTCCTGTGGGTATCCGGCGATGGCCCCGGCAAGATAACGCCCACCACGCGAGGTGACCAGGTCGCCCAGGCCGGCCATTTCGTCCGGCGTGCCGGTCACCAGGTTCACGATCGTCCGTCCCGCCAGATCAACCCCCGCAAACGCGGCCTCGACGTGGGCGCTGTTCAGCAGCACGACGAGTGTCACATCGGCGAAGGCCACCGCGTCCGCGGCCGTGTCCGCGGCGGTGATGCCGTCCAGCTCGGCCAACACCTTGGCCTTCTCCGCAGTCCGGTTCCAGACGGTCACCACGCAACCAGATTTCGCCAGCACCCGGGCGATCGCGGCGCCCATCAGCCCGGTTCCCAGTACCGCCACCGCACGGACGCCCGAGTCAGCCATGCATTCTCCTTCAGTTGGAATCAAGTCGAACTCCGAATAAGATCGTTGCGTCGCCGCTGTTCGTACAGCGCGCCGATCCCCTGCGGGCATCTCCAGGACTTTTCGAGGTGCCAGACTTCAGTGGGAGTTGCGCCGCGCGGATGCTGATACCTGTGATCGGTTGCCGGACAGCCTTATCCGTTTCCCGCGGCCTTGCTCATGGATGAGGTTGTCGACAATCCCCATTGAACGAAGACGGACAATAGATTTCAAAGGCCGGCGATTCATGATGGTGAGTGAGTGTTTCCGTATCAATGGGCTCCAGGAGCGCTGAGTGGGCCGACGTAGGCTTTTTCGTCATCCAGACCCAGGTAGCTGGACAGCTCGCCGTAGTCGTACTGCCACAGACCACCGGACAGAGCCGGGTACTGCGAACGGAAGCCGAGCAGTCGCTGCGCATGCGGAGTCATGGTCTTGACCAGGTCCATGTCGACCATGAAGGGGTAGGCCTCCTCGCCGACGAAGCAGCTGGAGTTGAAGGCGAAGGCGACAGCACGACGGTAGATGTCCGCGGTCTGGTTGGCGCCTCCGCTGTGGGCAGTCTTGCCGCTGAGCAGCAGTGCGTCGCCGGAATTCATGATGGCCGGGATTGTGTCCTCGTGCTTACCGCGATCCTCGAAGTCCGGCCAGTGGTTGCTTCCCGGAATGACGCGGGTGGCACCGTTTTCCTCGGTGAAGTCGGTGAACGCAATCAGGAAGTTGATCGTGCCTTCCGGGCCTTTCCGGCCGAGCTCGAACAGCGGCCAGAAGTTCTCCAGGTCGCGGTGCATCGGCTGCAGCGGGTTTCCGGGGCCGATCTCGATGACCTGGGCTGCAGTCATCCAGTAGGTGCCGGTCTTCTCCAAGAAGGTGAGATCGGAGATCTCTTTCACCAGCGGATCGTTGATGACCTCGTTGCGGAAGGTCGCGCTGTGGGTCGCCAGGTTGGTGAGGCGCTTGGTGTTGACGCCGTGAAATGCCTGAATCACCTCGTTGTCATGCGTGGTTCCCGGATTCAAAGCCTGCATGGCCGGTTCGATCTCGGCATCGAAGCGCGCAACCTGATCCTGAGTGAGCAGTCCCTGAATGACCACCCCACCGTCGCGTTCCATGATCTCGATGATCTCGGTGGCGGGTGTGCTGCGCGGTACGGAGATCAGGGTGTGAGTAATACTCGTCATTTTCAGCCCTTCTAATCGCTTCAGACGGTGTAATCAATCGACTAGATCATACGATCAGTCCAGTTATGCGGTCAAGACTTTGAGTGAAATAGGTCTCGATTGACCTATCCGTGAGACCCCCGTCATACCTAGGTGGGCGGCGACGTAAATCCGCCAAAGTTGATGCGGGTGACGTACCCGAGCCCTGCCGCCGCGGTTCAATTCGTCTCGAACTGCAGTCTCGAAGAGCCATTTCGTGGTGAGTAACGAGGAAGGCAGCGGGTGCGGGGCGAGGCATGAGTCAGCCGCACGACCACGCTGAGTTGGCCCGTCAGAACCGACGGGTCGATACGAGGCGGGGCGCGTTCCGGTCGGTCAGGTCTCTTACGGAGGGTTGGCACCGCGGGAATGCACGTTCCAACCCCATTCGGTGATCTCGGAGAGGAAGCGGCCGACCGCGTGGACGCGTCAGATCCAGTCCGCGATGGTGATCGGTTCACCGGTGACCGTGTTGACGGTGATGAAATCCCCAGAGGGAGGTGTCCCATCTTCGATGTGCCGGCGCTTGGCCCCTCGTGGCCTGTAAGTCGACGGTGGCCAGGAGCCAACTCGTCAACCGGTCTGTCGGATCGAATCCTGCACCGCTCCCTCGTGACCGACTGCATACGGATCAAGCGCATGCATGCGAACATCCAGCGTGGGTGTGCACTTCCGCGGACAGACATCGACAATCTTGGGATTTTTGGTTCGGAAGTCTCCCGGAACACGGGAAGGCTCAGGCCGAACGCGGAACGGAGACCTGTTTACTCGGCATCGAATTGGGCGTAGCTGTTGGTGAACGGCGCAGCGTCGTCCTTCAGCAAGAAGATCGGGTCGGCCATCGCGCCCTCGTGGCCCACGAATCCGGTACCGGGTGGACAGGTCGAGTAGCCCAGCAGCTTCTGAATATCCTCGTCGAAGGTCCTGGCAATCTCCGGCGGGTACGTAAGGAATGCGTTCTCCTCCTGACGCAGAAACCCGAGATCGAAGCCCAGGGTGAATCCGATCCGGCTGCTGTCGGAGTTGTTGGTGCCGCCGCCATGATAGGTACCGCCCACCCAGATCAACGCCGACCCCGCGGCCATCTCCGTCGGCAAGGCTTCGTCGACCTTCGGTGCCCGGGTGTCGTCCCACCTGTGACTGCCCGGAACCACCATTGTTCCCCCGTTTTCCGCGGTGAAATCGGTGATGGCGACCATCAACTGGACACGGGCCTGGTTGTAGCCCTCGTGGTGGCGCCATTGCCACACACTGTCATCCCGATGCAGCGGCTGCGCGCCCTCGCCGGGGTGGATATCGATGATCGAGGTGACCCCGATCTGATAGTTCGGCACCATCTCGACCTGATCTTCACCCAGGTAGACCGGCCGGGTGCGCTCCAGGTAGTGCGCCGCTACGCCGTTGTAGATCGGGTGACGTGCAGCCGTGGCGGCATGCTTGATGTGGTTGAAAACGCCGTACAGCCGCTTGGTCCGTTGCCCGGAGAAGTCGTCCTGGCCCCAGGCCGCTGTCTCCAACGCGGCATCGATCTCCACTCGGGCTTCGTTCAGTGTTTCGCCGTCGAAAAAGTCGCGGATGATGACGCCGCCGTCACGATCGATGTGCGCGATCACGTCGTCCAGTGAGGCGCTTGCTTCCAGGGTGGTCAAACCTGCCACGATGTCTCCTTCAAAGATGTGTGGGCGGAATTGTTCTTTCAATGGATTCGATATGAATTTCAGCCACTCGACTATTCGGAACTGAGAACCTCGAGGTGGCCGTCGGCGAACTGCTGCCGAAGCAGCTTCTTGTCGAACTTGCCCACACTGGTCTTCGGCACTTCGTCGATGTAGACCCAGCTGTCGGGCAATTGCCATTTGGGGAGATTCCCACTCAGATGGTCGCGGAGTACCTTCGGATCGGGCTCCACACCCTCCTCGAGGACGACCACCGCGCATGGCCTTTCGTCCCACTTCTGATCGGGGATACCGAACACGGCCGCCTCTGCGACATGCGGATGTGCCATCAGGTCGTTTTCCAGCTCCACCGACGAGATCCATTCCCCGCCGGACTTGATGACGTCTTTGGCGCGATCCACCAGCGTCAGATACCCGTCCGGCGACACCCGACCGACGTCGCCGGTCCGCAGCCAATCACCGTCGAAACTCCCGGCGTACCGCTCCCGCTCGGCGTCATCGCGCGCGTAGTACGCCGCCGTGACCCACGGCCCCCGCACCTGAAGCTCCCCCAGTGAAACATCGTCGTTGGCGACAACGTCACCGGCATCGTTCTTCAGCCGGTAGTCGACGAGCGGCGCGAACTGGCCCTGCGTCGCGCGATGCGCCCACGGATCGTCACCGGAGTGACCCGCGGGCAGTGCCGCGGTGGCCGAGACCGCCGATGTCTCGGTCATACCCCACCCCTGGATCATCTCGACACCGAGCTCGTCCTGGTAGGCCTGCAGCAACGACAACGGTGCCGCCGATCCGCCGACGAACACCCGCTGCAGGTGTGTGAGGTCCTGCGGCGTGCGCGCGAGGGTCTGCAGTATGCCGGTATAGATCGCCGGCACGGCCGCGGCGATGGTCGGGCGTTCGGCCGCCAGCATCGCCAGCAGCGGCTCCGGTTGCAGGAAGCGATCGGGCATGAGTAGCGACGCGCCGGAGAGCATCGACGCATACGGCAAGCTCCAGGCGTTGACGTGGAACATGGGCACGATGACCAGGCAGGTGTCCCGGGTGCTCAATCCCATCCCCATGGACGTGGTGACGTGCAGCGCGTGCAGGTAGAGCGAACGATGCGAGTAGACAACACCCTTCGGATCTCCGGTGGTCCCGGAGGTGTAACACATGGCGGCAGCCGATTGCTCGTCGATATCCGGCCAGCAGTAGGTCTCCGATCGGTCGGCGAGCAGCTCCTCGTAATCATGCACCGCGACGTGCGCGGGCGCCTGGAAACTCTCGGGGAGCGCGCCCACCACGACGACGTGCCGCACCGTCGTCATCATCGGCAACGCCTGCCCGAACGCGGACAACAGCGAAGCATCGACGATCACGACCTGATCCTCGGCATGGTTTGCCACGAAGGCCACCTGACTGGGCGAGAGCCTGATGTTCAGCGGATGCACCACCGCACCCATCGCAGGCACCGCCGCATACACTTCGAGGTGCTCGCTGTTGTTCCACATGAAAGTGGCCACCCGATCCGACCGCCCCACGCCGAGGCCCTGTAACGCGTTCGCCAACTGCGCCATTCGGGGAGCCAGCTCGCCGAAGGTTCGGCGCCGACAGCCGCCGCCGGTCCAGGTCGACACTACTGCTTCGCGGTGCGCGGTGGTGGCATAGCGCAGCAACCGCGCGAGTGATAGCGGTCCGTCGTTCATTGTGCTGCGCATGATCTCGCCCTTCGAATTCGGTGCCCGCAGGTTCTACGGCGCAGTCGTGGACTGGGTTCGACAGACGGCTTTTCGCCGCACCCGCCTACCGCCTACCGCCTACCGCCTACCGCGGAAGTAGACAATTTCTGATCGTTTGCCCAAGTCGTGTGATTGGAGACACTATGTCGCCCGCAGCGGCATGTCAATGCCCAGCGCCCCGCAGCGAAGATCACACGAATCGCAGCGGCAAGCCGTGAATAGCTGGGCGATTTGTCCTGATTGCACCCTGGTTCTCGGGTGCACGGGGCAAATATCGACTGTGGCATTGACCACAGCCGGACATACTGCAATCATCTGGGGGTCGGTTGACCTAATCGGTTGAACATTCCCCGGCATTTGCCGTCGCCGATTCGCTGTGCCGACCCGGAGGCCCCCGCAGGCCTCCCTTCACCTACGCGACGTCTGTCGCGAAACTTTCTAGGAGTAATCGCATGGTCGATACTGCATCGCCCCATGGAAACGAGCACCCACATCAGTCGGGGGTCGAAGATCTCGACACCGGACATCTCGGTCGGGTACCACTGGTTTCGTTGTCCCTCACCTCGTTCATTCCCGCGGTCGGCATGGCCCTCGTACCGCTTCTGATGTTCGAGACCGCCGGCCCAGCGGCATGGCCGTCCGCCCTCCTCGGTGCGCTCGCGGTGATCTGCGTCGGACTGTCCGTGATCACCTTCGCTCGCCGATTCATCAGCACCGGCT from Rhodococcus opacus B4 encodes:
- a CDS encoding flavin-containing monooxygenase, yielding MEPTNSHVDVVIVGAGLSGIAAAVELRTTHPERTFVMLEKRDNLGGTWDLFRYPGIRSDSDMFTLGYSFKPWRDEKTIADGQTILDYLHEAVDEHQLRSTVRVDHRVLKADWSSESSTWTVQVESPAGSDTITCSFLYMASGYYDNENGYRPRFPGEENFTGPIVHPQEWPEDLDYADKKVAVIGSGATAITLIPAMAGTATKVTMVQRSPSYVAIDSDIDEDAIKLRAEIGDEAAFDAVRLRNLEQQQINYQFARSYPEEFKKPLFDAIDAIVGSEFREKHFTPSYQPWDQRLCLVPNGDLFEAIKAGQADVATGSIAEFTEHGIRMESGDMVEADIIVTATGLNLCTLGKVAFTVDGNPVDFSTTYTYKGVAFSGVPNLVQAHGYLNSSWTLRLELVNQFWSSLLTTMDKLGAKAVTPVLRAGDENMPRDPWMTGVTSGYFLRYLDHMPSQGDRLPWLNPQVHELTKEILSADPDDGVLQFD
- a CDS encoding NAD(P)-dependent oxidoreductase, which codes for MTGTNQLDLAVIGCGNMGSAIARVALEKQYSVAVWNRSPERAVRLVDAGATVLTEVSQAFQNADLTIVCVSTTDDVRALLAQIDPTRVAGAILNLTSGLPDEANELAAWAAEHGVPYLDGAILCFPEQIGSAEARILVAGPEQLWTAHSDIVRALAGGAFHVGTVHGAANVMDAGLVGAFYMSSMVAFIEATRYMGNAGVSTDALRSLLPHTLDQFSEEIHDILNRVDTGTFATERATLTVYQEAGQTFLDTMAPHGPATMIRATTGVFDRAVAAGLANEDLAAIVKLSAE
- a CDS encoding dihydrodipicolinate reductase — its product is MRTASVVLVGLGSVGVDVGRTLCRRDDCAVVGALDIQPALHGRDVGELLGVSSSKGVVVGSIDALPRADVAFVATTSFVEPIEPLVTDLLSHGYNVVSICEELGYPAHAHPEFSARVDEVARANGRSVVGTGCNPGMLMDTLPLLLSSLTQRVESVQIERATQMVHYGHILGKFGIGLTELEFVQAQDEGRVIGHVGFTESIAALASGLGWVLDTIEVDCPAPAFLTDSERIGDNIIVAPGTIAAVRHAARGIRDGEPVIEVAVHFGFFEDGDPVVPGDRWLIEGEEQTLEFLAPRGLDSLQSTVAVASNAITAIVDATPGLRTMADLPVAAVASKGAHRIQSATVA
- a CDS encoding NAD(P)-binding domain-containing protein encodes the protein MADSGVRAVAVLGTGLMGAAIARVLAKSGCVVTVWNRTAEKAKVLAELDGITAADTAADAVAFADVTLVVLLNSAHVEAAFAGVDLAGRTIVNLVTGTPDEMAGLGDLVTSRGGRYLAGAIAGYPQDIGAEKGALVYSGSAEIYNELKGTLVKLGGRSTLVSERLGGAAATIAALGGFAVVAITAYIEAIAFVQSEGVALDKLGDVTDTVLGVVESGIAESARAIQAGDFETDQAALRTYLKAFETFMEAFDSAGSRSVLIGALTKNLADGVAAGYGNKALAALAKLPRELDVQLI
- a CDS encoding phytanoyl-CoA dioxygenase family protein gives rise to the protein MTSITHTLISVPRSTPATEIIEIMERDGGVVIQGLLTQDQVARFDAEIEPAMQALNPGTTHDNEVIQAFHGVNTKRLTNLATHSATFRNEVINDPLVKEISDLTFLEKTGTYWMTAAQVIEIGPGNPLQPMHRDLENFWPLFELGRKGPEGTINFLIAFTDFTEENGATRVIPGSNHWPDFEDRGKHEDTIPAIMNSGDALLLSGKTAHSGGANQTADIYRRAVAFAFNSSCFVGEEAYPFMVDMDLVKTMTPHAQRLLGFRSQYPALSGGLWQYDYGELSSYLGLDDEKAYVGPLSAPGAH
- a CDS encoding phytanoyl-CoA dioxygenase family protein, whose amino-acid sequence is MAGLTTLEASASLDDVIAHIDRDGGVIIRDFFDGETLNEARVEIDAALETAAWGQDDFSGQRTKRLYGVFNHIKHAATAARHPIYNGVAAHYLERTRPVYLGEDQVEMVPNYQIGVTSIIDIHPGEGAQPLHRDDSVWQWRHHEGYNQARVQLMVAITDFTAENGGTMVVPGSHRWDDTRAPKVDEALPTEMAAGSALIWVGGTYHGGGTNNSDSSRIGFTLGFDLGFLRQEENAFLTYPPEIARTFDEDIQKLLGYSTCPPGTGFVGHEGAMADPIFLLKDDAAPFTNSYAQFDAE
- a CDS encoding fatty acid--CoA ligase: MRSTMNDGPLSLARLLRYATTAHREAVVSTWTGGGCRRRTFGELAPRMAQLANALQGLGVGRSDRVATFMWNNSEHLEVYAAVPAMGAVVHPLNIRLSPSQVAFVANHAEDQVVIVDASLLSAFGQALPMMTTVRHVVVVGALPESFQAPAHVAVHDYEELLADRSETYCWPDIDEQSAAAMCYTSGTTGDPKGVVYSHRSLYLHALHVTTSMGMGLSTRDTCLVIVPMFHVNAWSLPYASMLSGASLLMPDRFLQPEPLLAMLAAERPTIAAAVPAIYTGILQTLARTPQDLTHLQRVFVGGSAAPLSLLQAYQDELGVEMIQGWGMTETSAVSATAALPAGHSGDDPWAHRATQGQFAPLVDYRLKNDAGDVVANDDVSLGELQVRGPWVTAAYYARDDAERERYAGSFDGDWLRTGDVGRVSPDGYLTLVDRAKDVIKSGGEWISSVELENDLMAHPHVAEAAVFGIPDQKWDERPCAVVVLEEGVEPDPKVLRDHLSGNLPKWQLPDSWVYIDEVPKTSVGKFDKKLLRQQFADGHLEVLSSE